GATTATGTTGTGGTAGGAGAAGAAGCCGGATCTAAACTCAAAAAAGCCCAAGATTTAGGAATTACCCTGTTATCCGAAGAAGAATTATTAACCTTACTGTAGAGTTCAGTAACTGTGCTTAAGCAGCAATTAAATCATGAGAATAATCAATCCTAAGACAGATCAATACAATCGATTTTATTGTATAATTAATATGAGCTTATTTAAATTTTTAAAATGTCAATTCATTCAACATCAGGGCGTTGGCGGTTAGGATTAGGGTTAGCGCTATTAACAACATTTTTATGGGGAATTTTACCATTAGGATTAGCCATTATTTTACAAGCTTTAGATGTTTATACCGTTACTTGGTTTCGATTTTTAATTGCTTTTATCCTGTTAGGAGGATATTTAGCAACTCGTCAACAACTTCCTGATATCCAAAAGTGGCGTTTAATGCCTTGGGGATTATTAGCAATTGCTACAATATTTTTAGCTGCTAACTATGTACTATTTTTACAAGGGTTAGCTTTGACTTCCCCTACAAATGCAGAAGTTTTAATTCAACTGTCTCCTGTTTTAATGGGGTTAGGGGCGATTGTTTTTTTTAAAGAACGTTATACACGATTACAAGGGTTAGGTTTAGGAGTTCTGACATTAGGTTTTAGTTTATTTTTTAATGAACAATTACGAATTTTAGTTACGGCTTCTGATCAATATTTATGGGGAAGTTTTATAATTGGAGTTGCAGCAATCTCATGGGCAATTTATGCCTTAGCTCAAAAACAATTATTACAACAACTTCCCTCTACTCATATTATGTGGTTTATTTATGGAAGCTGCACCATTTTATATTTACCCATTGCGACACCAACAGCTATTTTTACTCTCACCCCTTTTCAACTCTTAATTTTACTGTTTTGCGGACTCAATACATTAATTGCTTACGGCGCTTTTGCCGAATCTTTAGAACATTGGGAAGCATCCAGAGTGAGTGCCGTTTTAGCCTTAGCCCCGATTATAACATTAATTGCTGTTGATCTGGTTGCCCTATTATTTCCCCTATTAATCGAACCCGAACATTTAACAAGTTTAGCAATTATAGGAGCAATTTTAGTTGTATTAGGTTCGATGATGATTGCATTAGGAAGAAAAACTTGGGGTGCGTAATTCTATTGAGAGTTTCAGAGTTTAAAGGTTAACCAACTGAATAATTAATTAACGGATAATTGATAACCTTTTAAGCTATCTAAAATCGGTAAAATTTGTTCTCCTTCAAATACTTCCAGTTCTTGCTTCGGTTTAAAGACTAATATTAATCGTTCCTGCGGATCAATTAACCAACCTAATTGCGTTTGATGTTTTAAACAAAATAAAATATTATTAATCACACGGGTTGACTGTTGTTCTGGGGATAAGATTTCAATTGTCCAATCTGGGGCGATAGTCGCATCATTGGCAATTTCTCCTTGTTCATCTAAAGGTATATTTTGCCATTCAAAAATAACAATATTAGGAACAATTGTTGTGATCCTAAACTGTTTTGTAGAATTGCGATCGCTTCTAAATACAAGGGTTCAGTTTGGGTATTGTCGAAAATTCCAACCTAGACTTTGACAGGAAAGTCTCGCACCCGTATATTTATTGTAGCGGTTTGAGATAACACAAGGCATCCTGGAAATAGGAAGAAACGCTTGTAGGAGAATGGATCATGCAGTATAATATGGCTGAACTTCAAGCATCAAGAGCATCATATAATTTGATTGATGATTCTACTGCTCTCCCAAACCCTGAAGACGAAACCCAGACCGTGCTGGATTCTCAGGAGTTAATGTGGTTTCATAGCCAGTTTGAAGACTGTATGGAAATGTTCGCCGATATGGATACGGTGGCGGAATATTTAGGTCAGCATAGTGGCTGGTTTTGTCGGTGTGCGTTACCGATGAAAACAGAACCGTTAGGAAATAACGCTTATGATTTACTGATTGGCAGATTTGGAGCTTTTGGCTATCTGGTGGAAGCGCGAATTGGGTTAGAATTAGTCCCACCGGATGCTGAGGGGGTTTATCGGATTCGGACAGT
The sequence above is a segment of the Planktothrix tepida PCC 9214 genome. Coding sequences within it:
- a CDS encoding DMT family transporter — encoded protein: MSIHSTSGRWRLGLGLALLTTFLWGILPLGLAIILQALDVYTVTWFRFLIAFILLGGYLATRQQLPDIQKWRLMPWGLLAIATIFLAANYVLFLQGLALTSPTNAEVLIQLSPVLMGLGAIVFFKERYTRLQGLGLGVLTLGFSLFFNEQLRILVTASDQYLWGSFIIGVAAISWAIYALAQKQLLQQLPSTHIMWFIYGSCTILYLPIATPTAIFTLTPFQLLILLFCGLNTLIAYGAFAESLEHWEASRVSAVLALAPIITLIAVDLVALLFPLLIEPEHLTSLAIIGAILVVLGSMMIALGRKTWGA
- a CDS encoding Uma2 family endonuclease produces the protein MTTIVPNIVIFEWQNIPLDEQGEIANDATIAPDWTIEILSPEQQSTRVINNILFCLKHQTQLGWLIDPQERLILVFKPKQELEVFEGEQILPILDSLKGYQLSVN
- a CDS encoding DUF1997 domain-containing protein; the encoded protein is MQYNMAELQASRASYNLIDDSTALPNPEDETQTVLDSQELMWFHSQFEDCMEMFADMDTVAEYLGQHSGWFCRCALPMKTEPLGNNAYDLLIGRFGAFGYLVEARIGLELVPPDAEGVYRIRTVPIPNYTAPGYEVDFQSTMTLVELPPAEFCAERGIKLSECPTQITGAKWHLDLAVGVQFPKFIRSKSQSLIQKTGDTLLKNIVKQVSRRLSAKTQQDFHSTLGIPFPKQQR